One Leclercia pneumoniae genomic region harbors:
- the pheA gene encoding bifunctional chorismate mutase/prephenate dehydratase, translating to MTQENPLLELRDKISALDERLLSLLAERRTLAVEVGKAKLATHRPVRDIDRERDLMERLIQLGKAHHLDAHYITRLFQLIIEDSVLTQQALLQQHLNKTNPHSARIAFLGPKGSYSHLAARQYAARHFDEFIESGCAKFADIFNQVETGQADYAVVPIENTSSGAINDVYDLLQHTSLSLVGELTIPIDHCVLVSGSTDLSQIKTVYSHPQPFQQCSQFLNRYPDWKIEYTESTSAAMEKVAQANSPTVAALGSEAGGALYHLQVLERNLANQTQNITRFIVLARKAINVSDQVPAKTTLLMATGQQAGALVEALLVLRNHNLIMTKLESRPINGNPWEEMFYLDIQANLESASMQSALRELSDITRSMKVLGCYPGENVVPVDPA from the coding sequence ATGACACAGGAAAACCCGTTACTGGAACTGCGCGATAAGATCAGCGCACTGGATGAGAGATTGCTTTCACTGCTGGCTGAACGCCGTACCCTGGCGGTTGAAGTGGGTAAAGCCAAGCTCGCCACTCATCGTCCGGTACGTGACATTGACCGCGAACGCGACCTGATGGAGCGGTTAATTCAGCTGGGTAAAGCTCATCATCTGGATGCGCATTATATTACCCGCCTGTTCCAGTTGATCATCGAAGACTCGGTGCTTACCCAACAAGCTCTACTCCAGCAACATCTGAATAAAACCAATCCCCACTCTGCCCGTATTGCTTTCCTTGGCCCGAAAGGATCTTACTCGCACCTGGCGGCACGCCAGTATGCTGCTCGTCATTTCGATGAGTTTATTGAGAGCGGATGCGCGAAGTTTGCTGATATCTTTAACCAGGTAGAGACCGGCCAGGCCGATTACGCTGTGGTGCCAATCGAGAACACCAGTTCCGGGGCAATCAACGACGTTTATGACCTGCTGCAACACACCAGCCTGTCGCTGGTTGGCGAACTGACCATCCCCATTGACCACTGCGTGCTGGTCTCCGGCTCGACGGACCTGAGCCAAATCAAGACCGTTTACAGCCACCCGCAGCCTTTCCAGCAATGCAGCCAGTTTTTGAATCGCTATCCGGACTGGAAAATTGAGTACACCGAGAGTACCTCCGCAGCGATGGAGAAAGTTGCGCAGGCTAACTCCCCTACCGTGGCGGCACTGGGCAGCGAAGCCGGTGGTGCGCTCTATCATTTACAGGTGCTGGAACGTAACCTGGCAAACCAGACGCAAAATATCACCCGTTTTATTGTGCTGGCACGTAAAGCAATTAATGTCTCTGACCAGGTTCCAGCCAAAACCACGCTGTTGATGGCGACAGGGCAGCAGGCGGGCGCGCTGGTTGAAGCGCTGCTGGTATTACGCAACCACAACCTGATCATGACCAAACTGGAGTCCCGTCCCATTAATGGCAACCCATGGGAAGAGATGTTTTACCTGGATATCCAGGCCAACCTTGAATCTGCATCCATGCAGAGTGCCCTGCGTGAGCTAAGTGATATCACCCGCTCAATGAAAGTGCTGGGCTGCTATCCTGGCGAAAATGTCGTGCCCGTCGATCCTGCTTAA
- the raiA gene encoding ribosome-associated translation inhibitor RaiA produces MTMNITSKQMEITPAIRQHVADRLAKLDKWQTHLINPHIILSKEPQGFIADATINTPNGHLVASAKHEDMYTAINDLINKLERQLNKVQHKGEARRATTSVKDASFAEEVEDE; encoded by the coding sequence ATGACAATGAACATTACCAGTAAACAAATGGAAATTACTCCGGCAATCCGCCAGCACGTCGCAGACCGTCTCGCCAAACTGGATAAATGGCAAACACACCTGATTAATCCACATATCATTCTGTCCAAGGAGCCGCAGGGCTTCATCGCTGATGCAACTATCAATACTCCTAACGGCCATCTGGTCGCCAGCGCAAAACACGAGGATATGTACACCGCTATTAACGATTTGATCAACAAGCTGGAACGGCAGCTCAATAAAGTGCAACACAAAGGTGAAGCCCGTCGCGCCACAACATCGGTGAAAGACGCCAGCTTCGCTGAAGAAGTTGAAGATGAGTAA
- a CDS encoding SMP-30/gluconolactonase/LRE family protein, which translates to MAELQRLFNYTGHLPECPTWSEEEQALYWADILEGEIHRYHPVNGEHSVLAFHEEVGCFALRERGGFIVAMRNAIWLTDKNGTLQRKVCDNPSNPQLARFNDGGTDPLGRFYAGTFWAPGDYNGAMLMRIDNDLTPRVIQCDIQGHNGVAFSPDSKWMYTSDTPNAVIYRTPLDEQAEPGQREVFCQFVEGEGIPDGAATDVEGCYWSAMYDGWRIARFSPMGEQLEEYKLPVRCPTMVCFGGADMKTLFITTTRENMSAEEVKQYPLSGAIFTLPVNVAGVKKSLFIER; encoded by the coding sequence ATGGCTGAATTACAGCGCCTGTTTAACTACACCGGGCACTTACCGGAATGTCCAACCTGGAGCGAGGAGGAACAGGCTCTCTACTGGGCAGATATTCTTGAGGGCGAGATCCACCGCTATCATCCGGTCAACGGTGAACATTCTGTACTGGCTTTTCACGAAGAGGTGGGCTGTTTCGCGCTGCGTGAGCGGGGCGGATTTATTGTCGCCATGCGTAATGCCATCTGGCTAACGGATAAAAACGGCACCCTGCAGCGTAAAGTCTGTGATAACCCCTCTAACCCGCAGCTTGCCCGTTTCAACGATGGCGGAACTGACCCTCTCGGACGTTTCTACGCGGGTACGTTCTGGGCGCCGGGGGATTATAACGGGGCTATGCTGATGCGTATTGATAACGATCTTACGCCCAGGGTTATCCAGTGTGATATCCAGGGACATAATGGGGTGGCTTTCAGCCCGGATAGCAAGTGGATGTATACCTCAGATACGCCAAATGCGGTGATTTATCGCACTCCGCTCGATGAACAGGCCGAGCCCGGCCAACGTGAAGTGTTCTGTCAATTCGTAGAGGGCGAAGGCATTCCGGATGGCGCGGCCACGGATGTGGAAGGGTGTTACTGGAGCGCCATGTATGATGGCTGGCGTATCGCCCGGTTTTCACCCATGGGCGAGCAGCTCGAGGAATATAAACTGCCGGTACGTTGCCCCACCATGGTCTGCTTTGGCGGTGCGGATATGAAAACGCTCTTTATTACCACCACGCGTGAAAACATGAGCGCGGAAGAAGTGAAGCAATATCCTTTATCCGGCGCAATCTTCACCCTGCCAGTGAATGTGGCAGGGGTAAAGAAAAGCCTCTTTATCGAGCGTTAA
- the aroF gene encoding 3-deoxy-7-phosphoheptulonate synthase, translating into MQKDALNNVHISDEHVLITPDQLKAEFPLSIEQEAQIAHSRQTISNIIAGRDPRLLVVCGPCSIHDPETAIEYAHRFKALAAEVSDSLYLVMRVYFEKPRTTVGWKGLINDPHMDGSFDVEAGLKIARNLLVELVSMGLPLATEALDPNSPQYLGDLFSWSAIGARTTESQTHREMASGLSMPVGFKNGTDGSLATAINAMRAAAMPHRFVGINQAGQVCLLQTQGNPDGHVILRGGKAPNYSPADVAQCEKEMEQAGLRPALMVDCSHGNSNKDYRRQPAVAESVVAQIKDGNRSIIGLMIESNIHEGNQSSEQPRSAMKHGVSVTDACISWETTDALLREIHKDLNGQLAKRLA; encoded by the coding sequence ATGCAAAAAGACGCGCTGAACAACGTACATATTTCCGATGAACATGTTTTGATCACCCCGGATCAACTGAAAGCGGAATTCCCGCTGAGCATCGAGCAGGAAGCGCAAATCGCGCACTCCCGCCAGACCATCTCTAACATCATTGCTGGCCGTGACCCGCGCCTGCTGGTGGTATGCGGTCCATGCTCTATTCACGATCCTGAAACTGCCATTGAATATGCTCACCGATTTAAAGCCCTTGCCGCAGAGGTCAGCGATAGCCTCTATCTGGTGATGCGCGTCTATTTTGAAAAACCCCGTACCACCGTTGGCTGGAAGGGGCTGATTAACGATCCTCATATGGATGGCTCGTTTGATGTGGAAGCAGGCCTGAAGATTGCGCGTAATCTTCTGGTGGAGCTGGTCAGTATGGGGCTGCCCCTAGCGACCGAAGCACTGGATCCGAACAGCCCGCAGTACCTGGGGGACCTGTTCAGCTGGTCAGCCATTGGCGCGCGTACCACTGAATCACAAACTCACCGTGAAATGGCCTCTGGCCTTTCAATGCCGGTTGGATTTAAAAATGGTACCGACGGAAGCCTGGCTACGGCGATTAACGCCATGCGTGCCGCCGCGATGCCTCACCGTTTTGTGGGCATCAACCAGGCCGGGCAGGTGTGCCTGCTGCAGACCCAGGGTAACCCGGACGGGCATGTGATTTTGCGCGGTGGCAAAGCCCCTAACTACAGCCCGGCGGACGTCGCGCAGTGTGAAAAAGAGATGGAACAGGCGGGACTGCGCCCGGCGCTGATGGTAGATTGCAGTCATGGTAATTCAAACAAAGATTACCGCCGTCAGCCAGCGGTGGCCGAATCGGTGGTAGCGCAGATTAAAGATGGCAACCGCTCAATCATTGGTTTGATGATCGAGAGCAATATCCATGAAGGAAATCAGTCATCTGAACAGCCTCGCAGCGCCATGAAACACGGTGTTTCCGTGACCGATGCCTGCATTAGCTGGGAAACCACCGATGCGCTGCTGCGTGAGATCCACAAAGATTTAAATGGCCAGCTGGCGAAGCGTCTGGCTTAA
- a CDS encoding DUF2799 domain-containing protein — translation MRPIAISLLCLLLAACQVDPYTHQPDWRGTDWFDAGKEDALSGAAIKSNETLADTYHDPEVDRSRYLKGYKAGR, via the coding sequence ATGCGCCCGATTGCGATTTCACTGCTTTGCCTGCTGCTGGCTGCCTGTCAGGTCGATCCCTATACCCATCAACCTGACTGGAGGGGCACCGACTGGTTCGATGCCGGGAAAGAAGATGCGCTGAGCGGTGCGGCGATCAAATCCAACGAAACGCTGGCCGATACCTATCACGATCCCGAAGTCGATCGGAGTCGCTATCTAAAGGGCTATAAGGCGGGGCGGTAA
- the tyrA gene encoding bifunctional chorismate mutase/prephenate dehydrogenase, whose amino-acid sequence MVAELTALRDQIDEVDKALLDLLARRMSLVAEVGEVKSHYGLPIYVPEREASMLASRRKEAEALGVSPDLIEDVLRRVMRESYSSENDKGFKTLCPSLRPVVIVGGGGQMGRLFEKMLTLSGYQVRILEKEDWAQAEAMVSDAGMVIVSVPIHVTEEIIAKLPPLPKDCILIDLASVKNGPLQAMLAAHQGPVLGLHPMFGPDSGSLAKQVVVYCDGRQPEAYQWFLEQIQVWGARLHRISAVEHDQNMAFIQALRHFATFAYGLHLAEENVQLEQLLSLSSPIYRLELAMVGRLFAQDPQLYADIIMSSTNNLALIKRYYQRFGEAITLLEQGDKQAFIDSFRKVELWFGDYAQRFQSESRILLRQANDSRQ is encoded by the coding sequence ATGGTTGCTGAATTGACCGCGTTACGCGATCAAATTGATGAGGTGGACAAGGCGCTGCTGGATTTGCTGGCGCGCCGGATGTCGCTGGTTGCCGAAGTGGGCGAGGTTAAAAGTCATTACGGCCTGCCGATTTATGTGCCTGAACGTGAAGCCTCCATGCTGGCATCCCGTCGAAAAGAGGCCGAGGCGCTGGGCGTCTCACCGGACTTAATTGAAGATGTCTTACGCCGTGTAATGCGTGAATCTTACTCCAGCGAAAACGATAAGGGTTTCAAAACTCTGTGCCCTTCGCTGCGCCCGGTAGTCATAGTTGGCGGTGGCGGCCAGATGGGGCGTCTGTTTGAAAAGATGCTTACCCTTTCTGGCTATCAGGTGCGTATTCTGGAAAAAGAGGACTGGGCACAGGCCGAAGCAATGGTATCGGACGCCGGAATGGTTATTGTCAGCGTGCCAATCCACGTGACGGAAGAGATCATTGCTAAACTGCCTCCATTACCCAAAGACTGTATCCTGATCGATCTGGCGTCCGTGAAAAATGGTCCGCTACAGGCGATGCTGGCTGCCCATCAGGGGCCGGTGCTTGGTCTGCACCCGATGTTCGGCCCGGACAGCGGCAGTCTGGCGAAGCAGGTGGTGGTCTATTGTGATGGCCGCCAGCCGGAGGCGTATCAGTGGTTCCTGGAGCAAATTCAGGTCTGGGGCGCGCGTTTGCACCGCATCAGCGCAGTTGAGCATGACCAGAATATGGCATTCATTCAGGCGCTGCGCCACTTTGCCACCTTTGCCTATGGCCTGCACCTGGCGGAAGAGAACGTACAGCTTGAGCAACTGCTGTCGTTGTCTTCACCTATCTATCGTCTGGAACTGGCTATGGTCGGGCGTCTGTTCGCCCAGGATCCGCAGCTTTATGCCGACATTATTATGTCGTCAACGAACAACCTGGCGCTGATCAAACGTTATTACCAACGCTTTGGCGAGGCCATAACGCTGCTGGAGCAGGGTGATAAACAGGCCTTTATCGACAGTTTCCGCAAGGTTGAACTCTGGTTTGGCGATTACGCTCAGCGCTTCCAGAGTGAGAGCCGAATACTGTTACGACAGGCAAATGACAGTCGTCAGTAA
- the bamD gene encoding outer membrane protein assembly factor BamD gives MTRMKYLVAAATLSLALVGCSGSNEQVPDNPPNEIYATAQQKLQDGNWKQAITQLEALDNRYPFGPYSQQVQLDLIYAYYKNADLPLAQATIDRFIRLNPTHPNIDYVMYMRGLTNMALDDSALQGFFGVDRSDRDPQHARDAFNDFSKLVRGYPNSQYVTDASKRLVFLKDRLAKYEYSVAEYYTRRGAWVAVVNRVEGMLRDYPDTQATRNGLKLMENAYRQLQMNAQAEKVAKIIAANSSNT, from the coding sequence ATGACGCGCATGAAATATCTGGTGGCAGCGGCCACGTTGAGCCTGGCTTTGGTGGGCTGCTCCGGTTCAAATGAACAGGTCCCTGACAATCCGCCGAATGAAATCTATGCGACTGCTCAGCAAAAGCTGCAGGACGGTAACTGGAAACAGGCGATAACGCAACTGGAAGCGTTGGATAATCGCTATCCATTTGGTCCGTATTCGCAGCAAGTGCAGCTGGATCTCATCTACGCCTACTATAAAAACGCCGATCTCCCGCTGGCTCAGGCGACTATCGATCGTTTCATCCGTCTGAACCCGACTCATCCTAACATCGATTACGTGATGTATATGCGCGGCCTGACTAACATGGCGCTGGATGACAGTGCGCTGCAAGGCTTCTTCGGCGTGGATCGCTCTGACCGCGACCCGCAGCACGCTCGCGATGCGTTCAACGATTTCTCCAAGCTGGTTCGTGGTTATCCGAACAGCCAGTACGTGACCGATGCCAGCAAACGTCTGGTATTCCTGAAAGATCGTCTGGCTAAATACGAGTACTCCGTTGCCGAATACTATACGCGTCGTGGCGCGTGGGTCGCCGTGGTGAACCGCGTTGAAGGAATGCTGCGTGATTATCCGGATACGCAGGCTACGCGTAATGGCCTGAAGCTGATGGAAAACGCCTATCGCCAGCTGCAGATGAATGCCCAGGCTGAGAAAGTGGCAAAAATCATTGCTGCCAACAGCAGCAACACCTGA
- a CDS encoding IS1-like element IS1A family transposase (programmed frameshift) gives MASVSISCPSCSATDGVVRNGKSTAGHQRYLCSHCRKTWQLQFTYTASQPGTHQKIIDMAMNGVGCRATARIMGVGLNTILRHFKKLRPQSVTSRIQPGSDVIVCAEMDEQWGYVGAKSLQRWLFYAYDRLRKTVVAHVFGERTMATLGRLMSLLSPFDVVIWMTDGWPLYESRLKGKLHVISKRYTQRIERHNLNLRQHLARLGRKSLSFSKSVELHDKVIGHYLNIKHYQ, from the exons GTGGCTTCTGTTTCTATCAGCTGTCCCTCCTGTTCAGCTACTGACGGGGTGGTGCGTAACGGCAAAAGCACCGCCGGACATCAGCGCTATCTCTGCTCTCACTGCCGTAAAACATGGCAACTGCAGTTCACTTACACCGCTTCTCAACCCGGTACGCACCAGAAAATCATTGATATGGCCATGAATGGCGTTGGATGCCGGGCAACCGCCCGCATTATGGGCGTTGGCCTCAACACGATTTTACGTCACT TTAAAAAACTCAGGCCGCAGTCGGTAACCTCGCGCATACAGCCGGGCAGTGACGTCATCGTCTGCGCGGAAATGGACGAACAGTGGGGCTATGTCGGGGCTAAATCGCTCCAGCGCTGGCTGTTTTACGCGTATGACAGGCTCCGGAAGACGGTTGTTGCGCACGTATTCGGTGAACGCACTATGGCGACGCTGGGGCGTCTTATGAGCCTGCTGTCACCCTTTGACGTGGTGATATGGATGACGGATGGCTGGCCGCTGTATGAATCCCGCCTGAAGGGAAAGCTGCACGTAATCAGCAAGCGATATACGCAGCGAATTGAGCGGCATAACCTGAATCTGAGGCAGCACCTGGCACGGCTGGGACGGAAGTCGCTGTCGTTCTCAAAATCGGTGGAGCTGCATGACAAAGTCATCGGGCATTATCTGAACATAAAACACTATCAATAA
- the rluD gene encoding 23S rRNA pseudouridine(1911/1915/1917) synthase RluD has protein sequence MAQRVELTATVSENQLGQRLDQALAEMFPDYSRSRIKEWILDQRVLVNGKVWDKPKEKVLGGEVVAIDVEIEEEVRFEPQDIPLNIVYEDDDILVINKPRDLVVHPGAGNPDGTVLNALLHYYPPIADVPRAGIVHRLDKDTTGLMVVAKTIPAQTRLVESLQLREITREYEAVAIGHMTAGGTVEQPISRHPTKRTHMSVHPMGKPAVTHYRIMEHFRIHTRLRLRLETGRTHQIRVHMSHITHPLVGDQLYGGRPRPPKGASEAFIAELRKFDRQALHATMLRLYHPISGIEMEWHAPIPQDMVDLIDAMRADFEEHKDDVDWL, from the coding sequence ATGGCACAACGAGTAGAACTCACCGCAACAGTCTCCGAAAATCAGCTCGGTCAACGCTTAGATCAAGCTTTGGCCGAAATGTTCCCTGATTATTCGCGTTCACGCATAAAAGAATGGATCCTTGACCAGCGCGTGCTGGTAAATGGCAAAGTCTGGGACAAGCCGAAAGAGAAAGTGTTAGGCGGGGAGGTTGTCGCCATTGATGTTGAGATCGAAGAAGAAGTTCGCTTTGAGCCTCAAGATATCCCGCTGAATATCGTCTACGAAGATGATGACATCCTCGTTATTAATAAGCCGCGCGACCTGGTTGTCCACCCAGGAGCAGGTAATCCTGACGGGACGGTGCTGAATGCACTCCTGCACTATTATCCGCCCATTGCTGATGTGCCGCGTGCGGGCATTGTTCACCGTCTGGATAAAGACACCACCGGCCTGATGGTGGTAGCGAAAACTATTCCGGCGCAGACGCGCCTGGTAGAGTCACTGCAGCTGCGTGAAATCACCCGTGAATATGAAGCCGTTGCAATCGGGCATATGACCGCTGGGGGCACGGTGGAGCAGCCGATCAGCCGCCACCCGACCAAACGAACGCATATGTCAGTGCATCCGATGGGTAAACCTGCGGTGACGCACTATCGCATCATGGAGCACTTCCGTATCCACACGCGCTTGCGCCTGCGTCTGGAAACGGGGCGTACGCACCAGATCCGTGTGCATATGTCACATATCACTCACCCGCTGGTGGGCGATCAGCTGTACGGTGGCCGTCCGCGTCCGCCGAAAGGTGCGTCGGAGGCGTTCATCGCCGAACTGCGTAAATTTGACCGCCAGGCGCTGCATGCGACCATGCTGCGTCTGTACCACCCGATCTCCGGTATTGAGATGGAGTGGCATGCGCCTATTCCGCAGGATATGGTGGACCTTATCGACGCCATGCGCGCCGATTTCGAAGAACATAAGGACGATGTGGACTGGTTATGA